One genomic window of Chitinophagaceae bacterium includes the following:
- a CDS encoding outer membrane beta-barrel protein: MKINCLALFIVVMILTVMKSFAQAEFNFGPVAGINASGVYHNKCYYESQTKEHHSFGVHPVFGVTAGIFSQLKWKHLSLDLQVIYSQSGKKTVYINDPEKTTEFWYYYKNVRHYEFAYLQMPVTLNYHFRIKKMHPFAGFGMVPSYTIRAEAKQSYSHDPEMNYTNNFIEESKNDLMGYTPRELQFTSVIGAELNDHMQACLSYTVGGNSLYFYPYSCMAESFTNKTLSFQLRYLIRNRK, translated from the coding sequence ATGAAAATTAATTGTTTAGCACTGTTCATTGTTGTGATGATCTTAACTGTGATGAAATCTTTTGCACAGGCGGAGTTCAATTTTGGCCCTGTAGCAGGCATAAATGCATCAGGAGTTTATCATAATAAGTGCTATTATGAAAGTCAGACAAAAGAGCATCATTCCTTCGGGGTTCATCCTGTTTTTGGAGTTACGGCGGGAATATTTTCTCAATTGAAATGGAAGCATCTCTCACTTGATTTACAGGTTATCTATTCTCAATCCGGCAAGAAAACAGTGTATATCAATGATCCTGAGAAAACTACGGAATTCTGGTATTACTATAAGAATGTACGTCATTATGAGTTTGCCTATTTGCAAATGCCTGTAACGCTGAATTATCATTTCCGGATCAAAAAAATGCATCCCTTTGCAGGATTTGGAATGGTGCCTTCTTACACCATTCGTGCTGAGGCGAAACAGTCCTATTCTCATGACCCGGAAATGAATTATACCAACAATTTTATAGAAGAAAGCAAAAATGATTTGATGGGCTATACGCCACGGGAGTTGCAATTCACTTCTGTAATCGGTGCTGAACTCAACGATCACATGCAGGCATGCTTGTCTTATACGGTGGGTGGTAATTCTTTATACTTTTATCCATATAGCTGTATGGCAGAAAGCTTTACCAACAAGACATTATCGTTTCAGTTGCGTTATCTGATCCGGAATAGAAAATAA
- a CDS encoding Crp/Fnr family transcriptional regulator: protein MTAALRKFISDYVVLSNREMDSIVNKFKVKAVRKNEFLLREGQICKDLVFVEEGCLRLYYVADGVEVSVWFSFKHSSAIEISSFLSGKPTNYFLQATEDSEILFLPKTELNKLYHSQPKVQEMMRLFLEDVVLNLIDRFTALQRDAAEKRYKDLLNKPAYLQKVPQKYLASFIGVTPTSLSRIRRKMK, encoded by the coding sequence ATGACTGCAGCGTTAAGAAAATTCATTTCAGATTATGTTGTACTCAGCAACAGAGAAATGGATAGCATTGTCAATAAGTTTAAAGTAAAAGCTGTTAGGAAAAATGAATTCCTCTTACGTGAAGGACAGATTTGTAAGGACCTGGTTTTTGTGGAAGAAGGTTGTCTCAGGTTGTATTATGTTGCAGATGGCGTTGAAGTATCTGTTTGGTTTTCTTTTAAGCATTCATCGGCCATTGAAATTTCCAGTTTTCTCAGCGGAAAACCAACCAACTATTTTCTGCAGGCCACTGAAGACAGTGAAATTTTGTTCCTTCCCAAAACAGAGTTGAATAAACTGTACCATTCACAACCGAAGGTGCAGGAGATGATGCGGCTATTTTTAGAAGACGTTGTATTGAATCTCATCGACCGGTTTACTGCTCTTCAAAGAGATGCTGCCGAAAAACGTTATAAAGATTTATTGAATAAACCTGCTTACCTGCAAAAAGTCCCGCAAAAATATCTAGCCTCGTTCATTGGTGTAACTCCTACATCACTGAGCAGGATAAGAAGAAAAATGAAGTAA